GCCCCATCGCCCGAATAACGCTAGTTGTCACCCCTGCATTTTCAGCCGCTTGTCCCATCTGTGCCTCGGCGTGATACCTATTACCGCCACCGTGGAAAAATAACGTAGGCGTATTTGACTGTACATACTTCATGCGGTGTTGTTGTGCCATACATCCACTGAGCCCCAGTACTAGCAAAACCACTAGCAACCCCGACAGCCATTTCACTTTTACTTGCATGTCCTGATTCCTACTTTTGACTGGAATCTATTATACAGGGTTCCTGTCAGCGCAAATCAGGCTTTTTCACCAATTATGGGATGACGAACAGTGCTTTCATCATTTGGATGGCATAAAAACAGACTTGGGAAATGACCCCAAGTCTGTGATTTAATGCGCCTGTGCTGCTTTACGTTAGGTCAATGCTTATCACTACTATTCGACCAGTTACCACGAGCTGTAATTCGTGGTGTTTGATTGCCTCGCTGATATTCTTGTTTGACGGCTAGTTGCCCCACCAAATTTAAATAGTTAAACGGTTGATTAAAATTCGGCTGAAAGAACATATCCACGTAAGCCAAATCATCAATCGTATTCTGATTTTGAATCATTACTGAGATCGTGTTTGCAGCTTGGGCAATGTCGTGACGACTCCAGAATTGCGCGCCGAGAAGCTGACGATTCTGATAATTATAAACTAGTTCAATCGTGACTTTGGCCGTCGTCGGCATATAAGCTGGCCGCCAATTGCCTTGATAGACGGCGTGTCGTACTGGTAGTTCTCGTCTTTGCGCGGCTAGATAGGTCAACCCAGTTGTGGCCATCGTGTGATCAAATAATTGCATGGCTGAGGTGGCTTGCGTTCCCATGTACGGCTGTAAATCTCCGAAAACATTGATCCCCGCCAACGCACCTTGGCGCAGTGCGTTAGTTGCCAATGGTGTATACGCCGGCTGTCCCGTGGGATTATAATTGACCACGCAAGCATCCCCAGCCGCATAAATATCCGGGTCAGAGGTTTGAACATAATCATTGATCAAGATAGCACCATGGCGGTCCATAGCGACCTGCCCGCGTAACAATTCCGTATTCGGCATAAAGCCCGCGCAAACGACGGCCAGATCAACCTCATAATCACCCTGCGCAGTTTCAACGATCAACTGATCATTCGAACCGCTTGCGAATCCAGTCACCCGTTCATTGAGGTGGATATCGACCTGGTGATGTTGTAAGAGTTTAGTTGCAGCATCCGCCATTTGGGGACCAAGATAATTATTCAAAATATGTGAATGCGAATGAAATAACATGACTTGTTGGTTCATACTAGCATAGCTTTCCGCTAACTCGGTCCCCATATATCCGGCCCCAACAATTGCAACGCGTTGGTTGGCTTGTAGAGATTGATAAAGTTGTTCCGCCTGCTCGTAGTTTTTGCACAGTAATACTTTCTCATGATCGATACCCATAATTGGTGGCACAATAACTGATGAACCAGTTGCCATAATCAGCTTATCATAAGTATCATCAAAGACTTCGCCAGTCTGCATATTGGCGACCTGCACCGTTTTATGGCCCGTATCAATTCGTAAAACATTATGGCGGGTCTTAACTTGAGCGCCTAACTGCTTCAAGTCAGCCGGCGAGGTGTAAAACATGTCTTCCAGGTGTTGGATGACACCCGTTAAGTACAAATAAATCCCACTCGAAACAAACGAAACGTTATCATTCCGCTCGTAAATCGTCACCGCCGTCTCCGGATGACGTGTTAAAATTTCGCGTGCCGCTGCCGTACCAGCGTGGGTACTACCGATGATCATTACTTTCATCTTACCGGATCTTCCATTCTTCCAGATTTGCCACGTAATTAGTAAGTGGGCTCAACATTAACCACTATTCAATTAATTATATCGCGCACCAAATTATTTGTATATGTGTTGATAAAAATAAACCTAGTTGGCCCCTCGTTCAAACAGCCTAGCTTTACAACCACTGATTAGCTTTCGCCACACGAATCGCTTCTAATCGATTGTGAACCCCCAATTTGCTAAAAATGGCGGATAAGTAATTACGGGTCGTCCCCGCTGACAAGTATAAATTGGCCGCAATCGTCTTCGTGGGCAACCCCTTCTCAGCTTCGACCAAAACTGCTAGTTCCCGTTCGGTCAATGGATTGTTGTCTGCTGACAACATATTCGTGACTAGCTCGGGCGCATAGATGGTGCGGCCGGTCATCACAGCTCGAATTGCATCAATTAGGTCATCACTCGGACTATCTTTTAACAAATATCCCGCGACATTGGCTTTAACTGCTCGTTCAAAATAACGGCGTTGCGCAAAAGTCGTCAAAACAATTACTTTCGTGGCTAGCTGCGAACTGGCCAATCGATCAGCAACATCCAAGCCGGTTATCCCTGGCATTTCGATATCCAGAATTGCGACATCCGGTTGCAGTTCTTGCAACTCCTGCCAGGCGTTTATGCCGTCTACTGCGCTACCCACCACGTGTAGATCATCTTCTAATTCCAGTAATTGGGTCAAGGCAGAATTCAACATGCTTTGGTCTTCTGCTAAGTATAAAGTTATCATGCTGACTCACTACTCCTTTGGTAAAGTTAAGATCAACTGGGTGCCGCGCCGACTACTCGTGATGGCAAAGGTGCCCTGTTTAGCTTGCAAGCGGGTTCGCATCCCGGCAATCCCGTTGGCGCCCTGACGAATCAAGGTTCCACCTTTACCGTCATCTTTCAGCTTAATCTGATAAATTTTTGCCGTCTCGACAAAATCAATCCGCACCTCGTGCGCGTGTGCGTGGCGCATCACATTGGTCATGGCTTCAACTAACACCGCCGCAAAACAACTTTGGACCGTTGTCGGCCACTTGGTTGCCTGTGTCTCACCAGTGGTCGTCGTCCAGACACCAACCACTGCTAGATTACGAGTTTGGGCCAATAGGACTTCTGTGAGCGATTGTTCATGCAAATTATTGACGATTTCGCGAACTAACTGTAAATTTTGGCGACTGGTTTGTTCGATTTCGTCCAATTCTGGTGCCACTTTCTCCGGTGCTTTGACGAGTAATTTTTTAGCTAATTCCGTTTTGAGTGTAATCATTGAAAAGCTTTGTCCAAGGGTATCGTGCAAGTCACGCGCGATTCGTTCACGCTCGTTACGTTCCACAATTGTTTTTAATCGGCGGTTAGTTTGGTTGAGTTGGCGCTGTCGTTCAACTGACCACGAAAAGGTATACGCGAGTATGGGTGATAACAATGGAAAAACTAAGCCCATCACGTCACCATTATGCCACCCAAACACACCAGGATATTGTAAATAGTCTCGTATACAGCCACCAATTAAAAAGGCATAATACCCTAAAGCAAAACCATAAAATTCTCGTTTAGGACGACGACCAAGTAAAAAGCTCACTTGCCAGCCGGGAAAGATGATCATAAAATTGTTAGCCGCAAATACCGCAAACAGTCCCGTCACAACTAACTCCGCTGGCATCGTCACTGCACGCCAATGTGGCTTCTCGACAACCAAGATGTACAACACAAGAAAACCACCAACAAGCAATAGCCAAAGCCAATCATGCCAAGATTTAACGGGTATGTAAGCCGCAATTGTATACGGCAAATAGGCGAGCCACACGTAGCTCGTCCATTCAATCGTCTTCAATTTATTTTTATGATGCGTCAACAACGCCATTCCCCCGTTTAAGTCCCCGCTGAATCACCCAACTAACAATCACTAATAGGCCGCACACCCACAGCCCGATACCAAGCAAATCGATTAATTTTAGTGTACCATGGGTGCCCCAGTTGACCAACAAATCGTTCACATAATATGTTGGCAGTCGTTTACCAATCACCTGTAGCCAGCTTGGTAATAGGCTAATGGGCCACCATAGACCACTAATAATGGCCATTGGAAAGGTAATTAAATTACTAGCGACACTCAACGTTTCGGCACGATTCAAAAATGAGAGTCCAACGCCCATAAGCAATGTCGGTAATTGACCAATCAGAGCAATTCCAAGTATCCCTAGCCATTGAACCACGGTTAAATCAACGTGGTTCACAACGACCGCAATCGCGCCTAAAATAACGACCGTTAACGCATTCATTCCCAAACTCATCATGCCAATCGAACGATAGTACGGTACTACCCCGTGTGGCGTTAACCGTAGCCACCGTAATAGTCCCCGTTCCCGATCATGCATTAGAATCTGGGCAATACTGAACAGCGTACTGATCGTCCCACTATAAACGATCATACTGCCCATATAAGACCGATTAAAAAGTGCGATTTGAGCCGTTGTGCCACCGGTAACCATTACTTTTGTAAATAACAAGTAAAAAGCTGCTGGCATCACCAAGGCAAAAAACTGAAACGCTGCGTTTCGAATAATCAAACGCCGTGCATCAAATCTCAGTTGAGCCATTAAAATTTTCATGCTGAGACTCCCTTCGTCAGATGAACAAAAATATCCGTCAATGATTCACGACTAATTGAGACTTGATGCAACTCACTGATTATGGGCATCATCGCTTGCAGCGTAGCGTCACCGTCTTCACTACTCATGCGTAGTTCGTCGCCTTGCTTAGTAACCGCAGTTACTGCCGTTAAATTTGTAAACCGATCCGCTGGCAGTCTCGTTTGGCAACGAATCTCCACTTGTTGATATTGTTTTTGCAACACGGCAAACGAGCCTTGAAAGACAAAGCGCCCGTCCTTCAGCAACATAATTCGATCAGCGATGGCTTCAATCTCCGGTAGGTAATGACTGGTAATGATAATGGTTTTACCAGCGGCCTTCAAGCGCCTAATCTGTTGCCAAAATGTCTGTTGCGCATTGGTATCCATGCCAACGGTCGGCTCGTCTAAAAATAACAAATCGGGATCACCTACCAGTGCCAAAGCAAAGGTGACTCGTCGTAACTGTCCTCCAGATAACGCCGTCAAGCGTTGCTGGGCTATGTCTTGTAGTTTCAAGGTGGCTAATAATGCTTGCCAATCAAATTCAGGCAGACGTTGAGCCGCAGCTAGCCTTAACATATCACGCACCGTCACGCCTTGAATTGCCATATCACCCTGCATCATTGACCCAATCTTTAATCGCGCCGCCAGGCTACCGGCCGCTTGCCCGAACACCTTGAGATGGCCCTGCTGAACTCGTTTGATTCCTAATAACAAATTTAACAACGTCGTTTTGCCGGCCCCATTTTCACCAATCAAGCCAACAATCTCGCCCGGCATGATCGTCATATTAATATCAGTCAAAACTGACTGTTGACCATAACTAAATGCGACCTTAGTTGCTTCAATCAACGGTGTCATTATCCCCGCCTCCTTTAATGACTATAGTGTACGCCAGCGTAATCGGGTCGAGTAGTCGCGTTTGTCATAATGATCAGGTGACAAATGTCATTATTTCAACAGTATTGATAAGTTAGCATAATTCTTTAGAAAATAACCCAGACAAAAAGTGAGCTTCTGGATTTACATCAAAAGCTCATTTGAATCACAATTAATAACGCTAGTTACCGTGCTTTCAATACCCAATGTGCCAATTGCGAAACGATAACGATTCCAATAACACCAATGATACGCAAACTCAATGGCAGTGTTCGACCATAAATGAGCCAGGCAGCTAACACCAGTAATTCACCGCCAAAAATTACAAATTTCATTCCAACACATCCAATCCACTTTTCGCTAGTATACGAGCCAGCCAATACAATGTCGATTGATCTGCCATTCCTAACTGAGGGTGGTCGCTGATTAACTGTGATTTCACTTCGTTTAGTTGTTACTCGCCTACGTATGTATGTCTTTAATCCGCCATTCTCCAGTTGGAAAATGATTAGTCCATCAAAAGTTCAATACATTCAAAGGTCATTCCAACCGTTAAATTAGTTTTGGCACTGACACCGGCTCTTATGTTAAACTTAATCAATCACAACGAAAATAAGGAGGTCGACCATTGTTAATTAAGTCTTTCCCGCCTGCCGAGCGAACACCGCAATTGATTAGCCAATTAACTCAACTCTGGCGACAGTCCGTCGACGCCAGTCACCACTTTCTAACGCCCGCTGAAATCACAACCATTGAGCACGAAGTCCCCACAGCATTACGAACCGTTCCACAACTGCTCGTTGCAGTGGATGATCAAAATACCCCAACTGGTTTCATCGGTATTGATGGTTCACTAGTAGCCATGCTTTTTATCGCCCCAGCCGCTAGTGGCGCTGGTATTGGAACCGCCTTACTGCAAACTAGTATTCAGGATTATGGTGCCACAACGCTTACAGTGAATGAACAAAACCCACGGGCGCGTCAATTTTATGAACACCGTGGTTTCCAAGTCACTAATCGCCAACCAACTGATGATCAGGGCCGTCCATATCCACTATTAACTATGACTTACAACTGTGACCCATTAAACGACTGACTTGACAAGGTCGTTTTTTTTATAAATAATGGACTTGTCCACTATTTATAAAAAAAGGAGTGCTGACTATCGAGTATTTTAGTCTAACTAAATATATTGCGGGTATTTACCGCGAATCCAAAAACAGCATCAACACCCAACTACAGGCGCTGAACATTCGGGCGACCGAAAGTGACTTATTACTGGTTGTTTACGATCACCCGGCCCAAACTCAAAAGGACTTGGCTGCCAGTCTGATGCTCGATCCTAGTTTATTAGCTCGAACTGTTCGTCAACTTGAGCAACGCCAACTCGTCATCCGGTTTCGTGATCCTGCCGATCAGCGTAGTCTACGAATTAGCTTGACACCGGCTGGTGAACAAATCGCTATCGCCATTAAGAAAACATTGATTGACTGGTGGCATGACTTCTTCGCTGCTCATCCAGAAGTCAACGAGCAAGTGTTTACGCACCAATTACAACAAGTTTACCTCGCCTTACAAGAGAAAAGAGATTGAAATCGTCATTGAAAAAATTCATTAAACACTTTGGAGTCCTCGTAATTGGTATCCTGTGCATGTCAGCTGGCGTCGCACTCTCTAAATTATCCTTATTAGGAACGTCCCCAATCTCAAGTATTCCGAATGTCATTAGCAATATTACGGCAATTCCAATTGGCCAGTTGACAATTGCTTTTATTTTCATTTTAGTTCTACTAGAAGCCATCGTTTTGCGCCGGCAGTTCTCCTGGCAAAACTTATTGCAATTAATTCCGGGTAGCCTGTTCGGTTGGTTCATCGATGCTTTTGTGCGGTTTTTCCATAGTCTTCCTAATCAAACATACATCGAGCAACTCGGACTTGTCTTAATGGGAACGGTGCTCTTATCGTTAGGTGTCTTTTTAGAAGTCAATTCACACGCCATTATCATGCCTGGTGAAGGACTTCCGAACGCCATCGCACTGATGCATCAACTCAAGTTTGCCAAAGTCAAAGTTTATAATGATTTCATTCTGATTGGCATTTCACTAGTCCTGGCACTCAGCTTTACTCATTCTTTAGCGGGGGTTCGGGAAGGTACCCTCATTGCAGCCTTTTTAACTGGGCGACTCGTAAATTTCTTTACCGAACATGCAAATCGATTTGTTGCTTGGATGACACCAGCCGCTGACGCGAACAACTAATTTCCAGAATTATCAAATAAAAACACGGTCACTGGCTAGTGATCGTGTTTTTTGGCTTGTGTTCACGCCAATTCGTTAGTCTGCCAGTGCCCGAATTCTTTCAGCCACTAATGCAGGTGAACATCGGCTATCCGTTAATTATTCTCCTAATTGATTTACTTTGGACCCACATGCTCGTTATTACATGTTGTAGTAATTGTCGATCATTTTCATCGCTACCAAACGCCACTTAGCGCTGGATCCCCAGTCGTTACAGGCGGACCATTTATTGACCCTAATAGCAATCAAATCAAGATTACCTTCTGTGGTATGCTGAACAGTCATCAACATCTCAGTTGCCAGCAGTTAAGTACTTAAGCGCATACTCTGCATCTTCATCAACCCTCAATAAGATAACTTTAATCACTTCATCCAATTTCGGCAGTCCAACTCTTTGTGGCAAGTGTCGAGAATCAAGCTGGTTGAAAATCGACTTGAGCCGCACAATCTCAGCAGCCATCCGCAATATAACTCAATCGCTAGCAACCATCTCAGTCACGAGCTGTAAATCATGCGACCGTATTGATGCAACTGGTTTGATTTGCCGATTATCTGCAATTAACGCCCCATTGGCACCAATCAGTAGTCCGTCCTCAAAGCCCGGAATCATTGGTATCAAATCTCGAAGCGGTTCAAAACTGATTGATTTTATTTTGATGCTGTCAAAAAACACTCACTTAACTAAAATTAGCTAAGTGAGTGTCTCGTCAACTAATGGCCACGATGTTGAGCACGATGTTTTGCCAACCGCTTTGCTCGTATCAACTGAGCATGGTCATGTCGGGCACGACGCTGCTGCCGCTTCTTCATTACCAAGTTACGCTGATGTTCTAACTTCAACATTTGCATTGCTCTAGTCGGTTTGAATCGAACGTGATGTTGACGACATTGTCGTGCCGCACGACGATACTCGCGAACCAATTGCTGCTGAGCAACCGCACTAGCCGTCGTCCATTGCAGCGTTGACCACCGATCTTGAATTAACAACCTAATCTGGGGTTCACTAGGATTCTGCGTCCCAAAGGTCACTCGGGCGACTTGATACCCGTCCGTCGACCAACGCTCAAAAACACCCTGATAAAATTGTTGATCAAAAAACACCGTTAATTTGCATCGGTTAATCAAATTAACCCCTCCTTAATTTCACTAACGAAATTCGGACAACCAAGGAAGGCAGGTTACTGACAGCCGTTGCTGCGTCTGGACTACCGACCAGACCGTGTTTTTAATTTCGCTAATAATTAGTATGTCAGATTAAGTCAGTTTGTCAAATTAGCACTTATGTATCAATGGAATAATTAATGCACTTAGTTAATCCGACATGAATCATGATTAAAACGTGACAGTCAATCAGACTCCTGCTCGTCAGCTTGGGCTACTGAGCACTGTCACCCTGCCGCTCCCATCGGTCAACCACTCGAATGGCTGATAATTATGCCTCCAGTTAGCGTGGTAAGAATCCACCGAAAATTGGTGCAAACTCAAACTGTTTCCGGTTGATCCAAGCTGGCAGTTGCTGAATTTTAAAATCAAGACGTTTTAACCATAGTTATTGCTAAATAATAACGAGTACAACAAGTAATAATTAAGATTATATTAAATAGCGTAATACTACACTATTACACTATGATTAATAGTATACTTTGTTTGTAAAATACCTTGAAGTGGTTATTATTAGCCGCTTAAGGTTTAGGGGGATTCCAATATGAACACACCACTACTGACCGTCACGCAATTAAATCAATACTTCAGTCACCAGCACATTTTAAAAGCCCTGACCTTCACCATTCAAAAGGGGCATATCGTCGCCTTAGTTGGTGCAAATGGTGCCGGCAAAACGACACTGATGAAATCAATCTTAGGGCTCACTTCCTTTACTGGTCAGATTTATTTAAATGGTCAGTCAATTACGCCATGCCATCACCAAGCTTTAAGCGCTGTGGGCGCCCTAATTGAATATCCCGGACTCTACCCATTCTTGACTGGCCGGCAACAACTCTCACTGTTCGCAACCGGTGCCAATCGTACAGCACGCGTTACCAAAATCATTGAAGCACTTAGCATGCAAGCATTTGCCGATATACTAACGAAACACTACTCACTCGGTATGCGGCAAAAATTGGGTGTAGCCTTGGCTTTGCTCAATCAGCCCGCACTAGTCATCTTAGATGAACCCATGAATGGTCTTGATCCACAGGCCACAAAAGAATTACGCGATTTAATTTTATGGGCGCAAGCTCAAGGCACCACCTTTTTAATTTCAAGTCATCTCCTGAGTGAACTGCAACGGGTCGCCAATGACGTCTTAGTTCTTGATCACGGGCAACTGATCGCCAATATGAGCATGCCAGCGTTTCTTGCCCAACAGCGCCCCACTTATGAATTAGTAACTAATCAAGATCAACGGGCTTATCAGCTATTGCGTTCTGCTGGATACCACCTAGTTGCAGCAACACCAATTCGTGTCTTAATAACGCCCGGATTTCAGCTTAATCCATTACTGCAACTACTTTTGACCAATCAGATTCAGTTACAGCGGATTCAACCCCACACTGAAGACTTAGAATCATCCTTATTAACCATGCTGAAAACGGTCAACCACTAAGGAGGTCAATCTAATGTTCACATTGTTACGACAAGAAAATCGAAAATTAATGCACCATCGTGTGATTCAACTGTTTATTCCATTTATAATGATTTTTCAATTCATAATTGCGATATATGCCGCTCACTACCCACAGCTACTAACGCCATATGATGCATTTGTAAACAACGACTACGGCTTTATTCCGCTACTATTTTTGGCAATCACAATTGGCAGCACTTATTTAACGAATGAACGGCAAAATGGCACGTTACGAGCGCTACTTTATCGCAGTTATTCGCGGACCCAAGTCTTAGTCAGCAAATGGCTCACGATACTCGGTCTGATGATTGGCTTATCTGGCTTTAGCACCCTCATGAGTCTCGGACTGAAGTTGAGCTTCTTTCGGCGGTTACCTAATTACGGTACAATTTGGCACACTTGGGGTCTGAACATGCTATCAACAGGACTGACCCTACTATTTTTAATGAGTGTCGTCTTACTATTGGGCACCCTATTCACCAGTTCAACACCAGCCATTCTGACCGGCATCATTGGGTACTTTATTGTGACCATTTTCAATCAACTTTGTTTTTATTTATACGCCAAAGTCAGCTGGTTAAAGTGGAATCCGCTCAACATGATCAATCTAGGCGAGCAAATCCAAACACCACAACTACAACAATTAACCCGACTAAATCTATCCACGCTGGCGATTGGTTATATCGCCTATCTACTGTTATTCTTAACGCTTGCCAACTATTCTTTTCAAACCCGTAACGTTTAAAAGCATCCAGCCGGTCAAATAAGATTACTGACCGGCTGGATGCTTTATCGATTAATTGTTAATTTCATCATATTAGCGTAACTGTCGCACAACTTGCCAAAAGTAGCGACTCCAGCGCGGTTGATAAATCCAAGCAATCAGACCAATTAATGTTGCTGACCAAACTACTGCTACATATGACCAACTCGTCTGTGGTGCCAGCATAACGTCGGTAATCAATTTAGTCAGTATGATGCTCAACCCTATCAGCATTGGTACCCGCCAAGCCGGTAACAAA
This Lactiplantibacillus plantarum DNA region includes the following protein-coding sequences:
- a CDS encoding FAD-dependent oxidoreductase; this translates as MKVMIIGSTHAGTAAAREILTRHPETAVTIYERNDNVSFVSSGIYLYLTGVIQHLEDMFYTSPADLKQLGAQVKTRHNVLRIDTGHKTVQVANMQTGEVFDDTYDKLIMATGSSVIVPPIMGIDHEKVLLCKNYEQAEQLYQSLQANQRVAIVGAGYMGTELAESYASMNQQVMLFHSHSHILNNYLGPQMADAATKLLQHHQVDIHLNERVTGFASGSNDQLIVETAQGDYEVDLAVVCAGFMPNTELLRGQVAMDRHGAILINDYVQTSDPDIYAAGDACVVNYNPTGQPAYTPLATNALRQGALAGINVFGDLQPYMGTQATSAMQLFDHTMATTGLTYLAAQRRELPVRHAVYQGNWRPAYMPTTAKVTIELVYNYQNRQLLGAQFWSRHDIAQAANTISVMIQNQNTIDDLAYVDMFFQPNFNQPFNYLNLVGQLAVKQEYQRGNQTPRITARGNWSNSSDKH
- a CDS encoding response regulator transcription factor produces the protein MITLYLAEDQSMLNSALTQLLELEDDLHVVGSAVDGINAWQELQELQPDVAILDIEMPGITGLDVADRLASSQLATKVIVLTTFAQRRYFERAVKANVAGYLLKDSPSDDLIDAIRAVMTGRTIYAPELVTNMLSADNNPLTERELAVLVEAEKGLPTKTIAANLYLSAGTTRNYLSAIFSKLGVHNRLEAIRVAKANQWL
- a CDS encoding sensor histidine kinase, whose protein sequence is MALLTHHKNKLKTIEWTSYVWLAYLPYTIAAYIPVKSWHDWLWLLLVGGFLVLYILVVEKPHWRAVTMPAELVVTGLFAVFAANNFMIIFPGWQVSFLLGRRPKREFYGFALGYYAFLIGGCIRDYLQYPGVFGWHNGDVMGLVFPLLSPILAYTFSWSVERQRQLNQTNRRLKTIVERNERERIARDLHDTLGQSFSMITLKTELAKKLLVKAPEKVAPELDEIEQTSRQNLQLVREIVNNLHEQSLTEVLLAQTRNLAVVGVWTTTTGETQATKWPTTVQSCFAAVLVEAMTNVMRHAHAHEVRIDFVETAKIYQIKLKDDGKGGTLIRQGANGIAGMRTRLQAKQGTFAITSSRRGTQLILTLPKE
- a CDS encoding ABC transporter permease, which encodes MKILMAQLRFDARRLIIRNAAFQFFALVMPAAFYLLFTKVMVTGGTTAQIALFNRSYMGSMIVYSGTISTLFSIAQILMHDRERGLLRWLRLTPHGVVPYYRSIGMMSLGMNALTVVILGAIAVVVNHVDLTVVQWLGILGIALIGQLPTLLMGVGLSFLNRAETLSVASNLITFPMAIISGLWWPISLLPSWLQVIGKRLPTYYVNDLLVNWGTHGTLKLIDLLGIGLWVCGLLVIVSWVIQRGLKRGNGVVDAS
- a CDS encoding ABC transporter ATP-binding protein, with the protein product MTPLIEATKVAFSYGQQSVLTDINMTIMPGEIVGLIGENGAGKTTLLNLLLGIKRVQQGHLKVFGQAAGSLAARLKIGSMMQGDMAIQGVTVRDMLRLAAAQRLPEFDWQALLATLKLQDIAQQRLTALSGGQLRRVTFALALVGDPDLLFLDEPTVGMDTNAQQTFWQQIRRLKAAGKTIIITSHYLPEIEAIADRIMLLKDGRFVFQGSFAVLQKQYQQVEIRCQTRLPADRFTNLTAVTAVTKQGDELRMSSEDGDATLQAMMPIISELHQVSISRESLTDIFVHLTKGVSA
- a CDS encoding GNAT family N-acetyltransferase translates to MLIKSFPPAERTPQLISQLTQLWRQSVDASHHFLTPAEITTIEHEVPTALRTVPQLLVAVDDQNTPTGFIGIDGSLVAMLFIAPAASGAGIGTALLQTSIQDYGATTLTVNEQNPRARQFYEHRGFQVTNRQPTDDQGRPYPLLTMTYNCDPLND
- a CDS encoding MarR family winged helix-turn-helix transcriptional regulator, producing MLTIEYFSLTKYIAGIYRESKNSINTQLQALNIRATESDLLLVVYDHPAQTQKDLAASLMLDPSLLARTVRQLEQRQLVIRFRDPADQRSLRISLTPAGEQIAIAIKKTLIDWWHDFFAAHPEVNEQVFTHQLQQVYLALQEKRD
- a CDS encoding YczE/YyaS/YitT family protein, encoding MKSSLKKFIKHFGVLVIGILCMSAGVALSKLSLLGTSPISSIPNVISNITAIPIGQLTIAFIFILVLLEAIVLRRQFSWQNLLQLIPGSLFGWFIDAFVRFFHSLPNQTYIEQLGLVLMGTVLLSLGVFLEVNSHAIIMPGEGLPNAIALMHQLKFAKVKVYNDFILIGISLVLALSFTHSLAGVREGTLIAAFLTGRLVNFFTEHANRFVAWMTPAADANN
- a CDS encoding YjdF family protein is translated as MINRCKLTVFFDQQFYQGVFERWSTDGYQVARVTFGTQNPSEPQIRLLIQDRWSTLQWTTASAVAQQQLVREYRRAARQCRQHHVRFKPTRAMQMLKLEHQRNLVMKKRQQRRARHDHAQLIRAKRLAKHRAQHRGH
- a CDS encoding ABC transporter ATP-binding protein, which gives rise to MNTPLLTVTQLNQYFSHQHILKALTFTIQKGHIVALVGANGAGKTTLMKSILGLTSFTGQIYLNGQSITPCHHQALSAVGALIEYPGLYPFLTGRQQLSLFATGANRTARVTKIIEALSMQAFADILTKHYSLGMRQKLGVALALLNQPALVILDEPMNGLDPQATKELRDLILWAQAQGTTFLISSHLLSELQRVANDVLVLDHGQLIANMSMPAFLAQQRPTYELVTNQDQRAYQLLRSAGYHLVAATPIRVLITPGFQLNPLLQLLLTNQIQLQRIQPHTEDLESSLLTMLKTVNH
- a CDS encoding ABC transporter permease, which translates into the protein MFTLLRQENRKLMHHRVIQLFIPFIMIFQFIIAIYAAHYPQLLTPYDAFVNNDYGFIPLLFLAITIGSTYLTNERQNGTLRALLYRSYSRTQVLVSKWLTILGLMIGLSGFSTLMSLGLKLSFFRRLPNYGTIWHTWGLNMLSTGLTLLFLMSVVLLLGTLFTSSTPAILTGIIGYFIVTIFNQLCFYLYAKVSWLKWNPLNMINLGEQIQTPQLQQLTRLNLSTLAIGYIAYLLLFLTLANYSFQTRNV